In the Palaeococcus pacificus DY20341 genome, one interval contains:
- a CDS encoding flavoprotein, with product MRIAWGISGAGHLLKESIEVMETLSGKHEVKVFLSRAGEEVARMYGVLEQIGDFPIVRESKQGFAFPPCGAFNLKRFDVFVISPATSNTVAKIRLGIADSLLSCCASQALKSKVPLILVPTDSKHIVETRAPNGQVFMIYPRKVDLEHLEALRDEGVIILEHPKEVPRTLEAAKEGVRRVIKLD from the coding sequence ATGAGGATTGCGTGGGGCATAAGCGGCGCAGGCCACCTCTTAAAGGAGAGCATTGAGGTTATGGAAACGCTCAGCGGGAAGCACGAAGTAAAAGTTTTCCTCTCCCGGGCTGGTGAAGAGGTTGCCAGGATGTACGGTGTATTGGAGCAAATAGGAGATTTTCCTATTGTCAGGGAATCAAAACAGGGTTTTGCTTTTCCGCCCTGCGGTGCCTTCAACCTAAAGAGGTTTGACGTTTTTGTGATATCCCCTGCAACTTCAAACACAGTAGCAAAGATCCGCCTTGGAATAGCCGACTCTCTCCTCTCGTGCTGTGCATCGCAGGCACTGAAGAGCAAAGTTCCTCTAATTTTAGTCCCGACAGACTCAAAGCACATCGTGGAAACGAGGGCACCAAACGGCCAAGTCTTTATGATTTACCCGAGAAAAGTGGACTTGGAGCACTTAGAAGCGCTTAGAGATGAGGGAGTAATAATTTTAGAGCACCCAAAGGAGGTTCCGAGAACACTTGAGGCTGCCAAAGAAGGGGTTAGGAGGGTAATAAAACTGGACTAG
- a CDS encoding FKBP-type peptidyl-prolyl cis-trans isomerase, which produces MKVAKGDVVRLQYTGKVKETGEVFDTTSEEVAKEAGIYKEGGVYGPVPIIIGAGHVLKGLDEALEGLEVGKKYEIEVPPEKGFGKRDFKLIKTLTLGQFKKHGVYPFPGLEVEIDGKRARVLSVSSGRVRVDFNHPLAGKTLVYEVEITEKVDDPIEQVKAMIDLRLPKIDMEKVQIEVGEKEVIIDFGEQATDPRHMALGEILLEADLKALGYEKIEFKPTVEDLLKPPELQVEAEETEEAQEEPKEEQKVEEIKEEVQEEPKEAEEAEKKEEEAEEKEE; this is translated from the coding sequence ATGAAAGTGGCAAAAGGAGATGTTGTAAGGCTCCAATACACAGGTAAAGTTAAAGAGACTGGCGAAGTCTTTGACACCACGAGCGAAGAGGTTGCAAAGGAAGCTGGAATCTACAAAGAGGGCGGAGTTTATGGACCAGTGCCCATAATTATAGGGGCTGGACACGTTTTAAAGGGCCTCGACGAGGCTTTGGAAGGCTTAGAAGTCGGCAAAAAGTATGAGATAGAGGTTCCTCCTGAGAAGGGCTTTGGAAAGAGAGACTTCAAGCTCATAAAGACTCTCACTTTGGGACAATTCAAGAAGCACGGGGTTTACCCATTCCCCGGCCTTGAGGTCGAGATTGATGGAAAAAGAGCGAGGGTTTTAAGCGTTTCAAGCGGAAGGGTGAGGGTAGACTTCAACCACCCCTTAGCTGGAAAGACCCTCGTCTATGAGGTCGAGATTACAGAGAAGGTGGACGACCCAATTGAGCAAGTTAAGGCCATGATAGACCTAAGATTGCCAAAGATTGACATGGAGAAGGTGCAAATCGAAGTCGGCGAGAAGGAAGTCATAATCGACTTTGGAGAACAAGCTACAGACCCAAGACACATGGCTCTGGGCGAAATACTCCTAGAGGCGGACCTCAAGGCTTTGGGCTACGAGAAGATAGAGTTCAAGCCAACAGTTGAGGACCTATTGAAACCACCAGAACTTCAAGTGGAAGCCGAAGAAACAGAGGAAGCCCAAGAGGAGCCCAAGGAAGAGCAAAAGGTCGAAGAGATCAAAGAAGAAGTGCAGGAAGAGCCAAAAGAAGCTGAAGAAGCCGAAAAGAAGGAAGAGGAAGCTGAAGAGAAAGAAGAGTGA
- a CDS encoding DEAD/DEAH box helicase, with the protein MHIIKDLKSELAALKEFPPKEAAYDEFNFKNPQVNQLVRNLGFKLYKHQAEALNALYSGKNIVVTTPTASGKSEIFRLSIFDNYLSNPSNTYLLVYPTRALINNQYEKFSLENFHFFQTTGKMIKAKILTGDVEWSERKALLREKPRVIFTTPDMLHYNILKNQKQYDWLLKNLRFLVVDELHIYRGVFGTNAAYVFRRLLKALKHFNTKFQIIALSATLRNPKEFAENFFGMPFEAITKATNPFPRRHLILFEPRRLNEMQLLRAVVEKLAEKGIKTLVFFDSRRGTEKLMRFLLSSPAVYKTSTYKGTLPKNIRWEIERDFKEGKLLVLLTTNALELGIDIGDLDAVINYGIPPDGLFSLIQRFGRAGRSKEREAINGIVLRKNGLDYYYKEHLDELVERLENGIIEYMPVNLKNRLVVKKHLHYLLSELKVLDWDELTDFEKEVAEELIKEKKAKIYHNPLTQKKELRILRPVFSYSSIRTASDESYYLILDEHWIRYNLLEKGSMSELLRFINWLKMKGYIIEEVDKPEYYRSLLPGMAYFSRGELYMVKDKLSIGKFHFIFAKKLNRFWEVETFASKREEVEILQVYDKKLYKGVEIHIGRLRVKHIYWGYVVKGKSVPLYLQELSKLKEEGILKGEIYSPLMGEGESMDEEEWSILNWELFAKVEFDTPLEREFETDGIWLIFPDGIREVVREEFHEFLNFAVERDKGDLAFGLYEHLDRKKLFPELLGATTYYIRKTIGEALKKAKNEDEELVLAVKKMIDSKDGIGNGLHAIEHNMIKIAPIFTYVDSRELGGYSYESFPNPPHVGRPLVFIYDGNEGGFGLAEILYENVEKLMERSFEHLKKCQCRDGCPLCVYSPKCGTFNEFLDKWQAIKIWEKALKE; encoded by the coding sequence ATGCACATAATCAAAGACTTAAAAAGCGAGCTCGCAGCTCTCAAGGAGTTTCCACCAAAGGAAGCTGCTTACGATGAGTTCAACTTTAAAAATCCCCAAGTAAACCAGCTAGTCCGGAATTTAGGTTTCAAACTCTATAAACACCAAGCTGAAGCTTTAAACGCTCTCTATTCTGGAAAGAACATCGTCGTTACAACCCCAACAGCCAGTGGGAAAAGTGAGATATTTCGCTTATCTATTTTTGACAACTACCTCTCCAATCCCTCCAATACTTACCTCCTTGTTTATCCAACGAGGGCTTTGATAAACAACCAGTATGAGAAGTTTTCTCTCGAGAACTTCCACTTCTTTCAAACAACGGGGAAGATGATAAAAGCTAAAATTCTCACGGGAGATGTAGAGTGGAGCGAGAGAAAAGCACTCTTAAGAGAAAAGCCAAGGGTAATTTTTACAACGCCAGACATGCTGCATTACAACATCCTTAAGAACCAAAAGCAGTACGACTGGCTTTTGAAAAACCTGAGGTTTCTCGTTGTCGATGAGCTTCACATCTACCGCGGCGTCTTTGGAACGAATGCTGCTTACGTCTTTAGGCGGCTTTTAAAGGCGTTAAAACACTTCAACACAAAGTTCCAAATCATAGCTCTCTCAGCAACACTTAGAAACCCTAAAGAATTCGCTGAGAACTTTTTTGGCATGCCTTTTGAAGCGATAACCAAAGCGACCAACCCATTTCCTAGGCGCCATTTAATCCTCTTTGAGCCCAGGAGATTGAATGAAATGCAGCTTTTAAGGGCCGTTGTAGAAAAGCTTGCTGAGAAGGGGATTAAAACCCTCGTTTTCTTCGATTCAAGGAGGGGCACTGAAAAGCTAATGCGCTTCCTTCTCTCCTCTCCAGCAGTTTACAAGACCTCAACATACAAAGGAACTCTGCCAAAAAACATCCGCTGGGAGATTGAGCGCGACTTTAAAGAAGGAAAGCTCTTAGTTTTGCTCACGACAAATGCCCTCGAATTAGGCATAGACATCGGCGATTTAGATGCTGTCATCAACTATGGAATCCCTCCAGACGGGCTTTTCTCCCTAATCCAGAGGTTTGGAAGAGCTGGCCGCTCAAAGGAGAGGGAGGCTATAAACGGCATCGTTTTGAGAAAGAACGGCCTTGACTATTATTATAAAGAGCACTTGGACGAGCTCGTTGAGCGATTGGAAAATGGAATAATTGAATACATGCCGGTCAATTTGAAGAACCGTTTGGTTGTCAAGAAGCACCTCCATTACCTCCTGAGCGAGCTTAAAGTCCTCGACTGGGATGAGCTAACAGATTTTGAAAAAGAGGTTGCTGAAGAACTCATAAAGGAAAAGAAGGCAAAGATTTATCACAATCCGCTAACGCAGAAGAAGGAACTTAGAATTTTGAGGCCTGTTTTTAGCTATTCATCAATCAGAACAGCGAGCGATGAGAGCTATTACCTCATTTTAGATGAGCACTGGATAAGGTATAATCTGTTGGAGAAGGGAAGCATGAGTGAGCTCCTCCGCTTCATAAACTGGCTCAAGATGAAGGGATACATCATTGAAGAGGTTGACAAGCCCGAATACTACCGCTCTCTCCTTCCGGGAATGGCCTACTTCTCAAGAGGCGAGCTGTATATGGTCAAAGACAAGCTGAGCATTGGGAAGTTCCACTTCATATTTGCTAAAAAGCTCAATCGCTTTTGGGAGGTTGAAACGTTTGCCTCAAAGAGAGAAGAAGTCGAGATTCTTCAAGTTTACGACAAAAAGCTTTACAAAGGCGTTGAGATTCATATCGGCCGCTTAAGGGTAAAGCATATCTATTGGGGCTATGTTGTTAAGGGAAAAAGCGTTCCGCTTTATCTTCAAGAGCTGAGCAAACTCAAAGAGGAGGGTATTTTGAAAGGAGAAATTTACTCGCCCCTTATGGGTGAAGGGGAAAGTATGGATGAAGAGGAGTGGAGCATACTCAACTGGGAGCTCTTCGCTAAGGTTGAGTTTGATACGCCATTGGAGAGGGAGTTTGAGACGGATGGAATTTGGCTCATCTTCCCGGACGGGATTAGGGAAGTTGTGAGAGAAGAATTTCATGAGTTCCTCAACTTTGCCGTGGAGCGAGATAAAGGCGATTTAGCCTTTGGCCTTTATGAGCACTTAGACAGAAAAAAGCTCTTTCCGGAGCTGTTGGGAGCAACGACTTACTACATAAGGAAAACAATAGGCGAAGCGTTGAAAAAGGCTAAAAATGAAGATGAGGAGCTGGTTTTAGCAGTAAAGAAGATGATTGACAGCAAGGACGGCATTGGGAACGGACTGCATGCGATAGAGCACAACATGATTAAAATTGCTCCGATTTTCACCTATGTTGATTCGAGAGAGCTTGGCGGCTACAGCTATGAGAGCTTTCCAAATCCACCTCATGTTGGGAGGCCTCTCGTATTTATTTACGACGGCAATGAAGGCGGCTTTGGCTTAGCTGAGATTTTGTATGAGAATGTCGAAAAGCTGATGGAGCGGAGTTTTGAGCATCTTAAAAAGTGTCAATGCAGGGATGGCTGTCCTCTCTGCGTCTATTCACCTAAGTGCGGCACGTTCAATGAGTTTCTTGATAAATGGCAAGCGATAAAGATTTGGGAAAAGGCTTTGAAGGAGTAA
- a CDS encoding IMPACT family protein: MEGYRTLKGIGTVEKTFKDSVFIGYASPAKSEEEAKAFIAKIKAYHSDATHNVSAYLINDGSKFAVRYDDDGEPKGSAGKPVLKVIQNKGLSNVVVVVTRYFGGTKLGYGGLVKAYSETASGAIENAGILEVYEKEYFEVRFPYSLFHTVKSTLEGKGEVVEEHYDEFVTFKVAIRKGEADGLIETIVNVTKGKARVRKLWWEKP, translated from the coding sequence ATGGAGGGCTATAGAACACTCAAAGGAATCGGAACTGTTGAAAAAACTTTCAAAGATTCGGTCTTCATAGGTTATGCCTCGCCAGCTAAGAGCGAAGAGGAAGCAAAGGCATTCATAGCAAAGATTAAAGCTTACCACAGCGACGCTACACATAACGTTTCGGCATATCTAATTAATGATGGATCGAAGTTTGCGGTGCGCTATGACGATGATGGAGAGCCAAAGGGAAGTGCAGGGAAGCCTGTTCTCAAGGTTATTCAAAATAAAGGCCTCAGCAATGTTGTTGTCGTTGTGACGCGATACTTTGGTGGGACTAAGCTCGGCTATGGCGGTTTGGTTAAGGCATATTCAGAGACAGCGAGCGGGGCAATAGAAAATGCTGGAATTCTTGAGGTCTATGAGAAGGAATACTTTGAGGTGCGCTTTCCTTACAGCCTGTTTCACACTGTTAAAAGCACCCTTGAAGGTAAAGGAGAAGTCGTGGAGGAGCACTACGACGAGTTCGTTACTTTTAAAGTGGCTATAAGAAAAGGGGAAGCTGATGGGTTGATTGAGACCATTGTAAATGTCACGAAGGGGAAAGCAAGGGTTAGAAAGTTATGGTGGGAGAAACCCTAA
- the ftsY gene encoding signal recognition particle-docking protein FtsY yields MFGKLKEKLNSFVDKVAQTEISEKDVNNALDELEWELLEADVAFEVVEELKERIKSELVGRKVKIGTNKRKIVEDAVEKAVLDVLTPQRKINIIEEIRSKTEKPYVIAFVGFNGSGKTTTIAKLANYLRKHGLSVVIAASDTFRAGAIEQVEEHAKRVGVRVIKHRYGADPTAVAYDAIHHAKAKGIDVVLIDTAGRNELNRNLMDEMKKIVRVTKPDLVIFVGDALAGNAIIEQARQFNEAVKIDGVVLTKLDADARGGAALSIGHAIGAPILFIGVGQGYDDLKEYDEKWMLEKIFGES; encoded by the coding sequence ATGTTTGGAAAGCTAAAGGAAAAGTTAAACTCATTCGTTGATAAGGTTGCTCAAACAGAAATAAGTGAGAAAGACGTTAATAATGCTTTAGATGAACTTGAATGGGAGCTTTTGGAGGCAGATGTTGCATTTGAGGTTGTTGAAGAGCTTAAAGAGAGAATTAAATCAGAGCTTGTCGGCCGGAAGGTGAAAATTGGAACAAATAAAAGAAAGATAGTTGAAGATGCCGTTGAAAAAGCCGTGCTTGATGTTCTGACACCTCAAAGGAAGATAAACATCATTGAAGAGATAAGGAGCAAAACTGAGAAACCCTATGTTATAGCCTTCGTTGGGTTCAACGGAAGCGGAAAAACCACTACAATAGCGAAGCTCGCCAACTATCTAAGGAAGCATGGGTTGAGCGTTGTCATAGCAGCGAGCGACACGTTTAGAGCTGGTGCAATAGAGCAAGTTGAGGAGCACGCAAAGAGAGTTGGTGTGAGGGTAATCAAGCACCGTTATGGAGCGGACCCAACTGCGGTAGCTTATGATGCCATTCACCACGCAAAGGCGAAGGGAATTGATGTTGTGTTAATAGACACTGCAGGAAGAAACGAGCTCAACAGAAACCTCATGGATGAGATGAAGAAGATAGTTAGAGTTACAAAGCCTGATTTGGTGATTTTTGTAGGTGATGCTCTGGCTGGAAATGCTATAATCGAGCAGGCGAGACAATTTAACGAAGCAGTGAAAATTGATGGAGTAGTGCTTACCAAACTCGACGCCGATGCAAGGGGCGGTGCCGCTTTGAGCATAGGACACGCAATTGGTGCTCCAATACTCTTCATAGGTGTTGGTCAGGGCTATGATGACCTAAAGGAGTATGATGAGAAGTGGATGCTTGAGAAGATATTTGGAGAGAGCTGA
- a CDS encoding HAD family hydrolase has protein sequence MEIPNYGKIEAKAVLFDLNGTLGVEGRISEEVKRLLERLSERYTVVVLSADTFGTLEKEFKGLNVKIERVRSGEDKKEKAEKYAPYIAVGNGNNDVGMLEMSELGICVIGEEGASVDALLASDIVVKDVKDAMALLLNEKKLIATLRG, from the coding sequence ATGGAGATCCCAAACTATGGAAAAATTGAGGCTAAAGCTGTGCTCTTCGATTTAAACGGAACTTTAGGGGTTGAGGGAAGGATAAGTGAGGAAGTGAAGAGGCTCTTAGAGCGGCTCAGCGAAAGATACACCGTTGTGGTCTTAAGTGCAGACACATTTGGAACGCTTGAAAAAGAATTTAAGGGCCTCAACGTTAAAATCGAGCGTGTTAGGAGTGGAGAAGACAAAAAGGAGAAGGCTGAAAAATATGCCCCATATATAGCCGTTGGAAACGGCAATAACGACGTTGGAATGCTTGAAATGAGCGAGCTCGGCATTTGCGTTATCGGTGAAGAAGGAGCAAGCGTTGATGCTCTCTTGGCGAGCGATATTGTTGTAAAAGACGTAAAAGATGCTATGGCTCTGCTGCTCAATGAGAAAAAGCTCATAGCCACGCTTAGGGGATAA